A window of the Gossypium hirsutum isolate 1008001.06 chromosome A05, Gossypium_hirsutum_v2.1, whole genome shotgun sequence genome harbors these coding sequences:
- the LOC107904392 gene encoding ABSCISIC ACID-INSENSITIVE 5-like protein 2 isoform X1, producing MGIQTMGSQGDGGSNGKQLQCQPITRQNSMYSLTLDEVQNQLGDLGKPLNSMNLDELLKNVWTLEANQTLGTETEGTAVTNQTSLQRQASSSLTSALSKKTVDEVWKDIQQNKIDGEKKSRERQPTLGEMTLEDFLVKAGVVNEASNDENARPIAGVDLSVAPQFAQQGQWMQYPQQPQYHHPQQSIMRVYMPGQPMPQPLAIGTTGVMDVSYPENQLALPSPLMGTLSDTQTSGRKRGAHEDIVEKTVERRQKRMIKNRESAARSRARKQAYTNELENKVSRLEEENERLRKQKELDKMLPSAPPPEPKYQLRRTSSAPF from the exons ATGGGAATTCAGACAATGGGGTCCCAAGGTGACGGTGGTAGTAATGGCAAACAGTTGCAATGTCAGCCGATAACGCGGCAAAATTCGATGTATAGTCTCACGCTGGATGAGGTCCAAAATCAATTGGGTGACTTGGGAAAACCTCTAAATAGCATGAACCTAGACGAGCTTCTCAAGAATGTATGGACCTTGGAGGCCAACCAGACCTTGGGTACAGAAACTGAAGGAACTGCGGTGACCAATCAAACCTCTCTGCAACGTCAGGCGAGTTCGTCATTAACTAGTGCTTTGAGCAAGAAGACAGTTGATGAGGTTTGGAAAGATATTCAACAGAATAAAATCGATGGGgaaaagaaatctagagaaaGGCAGCCTACCCTTGGAGAAATGACATTGGAGGATTTTCTTGTGAAAGCCGGAGTTGTCAACGAAGCTTCTAATGATGAAAATGCCAGACCTATTGCTGGGGTCGATCTTAGTGTTGCACCGCAGTTTGCACAACAAGGTCAGTGGATGCAGTACCCGCAGCAACCACAATATCATCATCCACAACAAAGTATAATGCGGGTTTATATGCCAGGCCAACCTATGCCACAGCCTTTAGCCATAGGGACTACTGGTGTAATGGATGTCTCTTACCCGGAAAACCAGTTGGCATTGCCTTCGCCTTTGATGGGGACATTATCGGATACTCAGACATCTGGAAGGAAAAGAGGTGCCCATGAGGACATAGTTGAAAAAACTGTTGAAAGGAGACAGAAAAGGATGATAAAGAACAGGGAATCTGCAGCACGTTCACGAGCTAGGAAGCAG GCTTATACTAATGAACTGGAGAACAAAGTCTCACGTTTAGAAGAGGAAAACGAAAGGCTGAGGAAACAGAAG GAGCTCGATAAGATGCTGCCATCTGCACCACCGCCCGAGCCAAAATATCAGCTTCGTAGAACATCATCGGCCCCATTCTAA
- the LOC107904392 gene encoding ABSCISIC ACID-INSENSITIVE 5-like protein 2 isoform X2 — MGSQGDGGSNGKQLQCQPITRQNSMYSLTLDEVQNQLGDLGKPLNSMNLDELLKNVWTLEANQTLGTETEGTAVTNQTSLQRQASSSLTSALSKKTVDEVWKDIQQNKIDGEKKSRERQPTLGEMTLEDFLVKAGVVNEASNDENARPIAGVDLSVAPQFAQQGQWMQYPQQPQYHHPQQSIMRVYMPGQPMPQPLAIGTTGVMDVSYPENQLALPSPLMGTLSDTQTSGRKRGAHEDIVEKTVERRQKRMIKNRESAARSRARKQAYTNELENKVSRLEEENERLRKQKELDKMLPSAPPPEPKYQLRRTSSAPF, encoded by the exons ATGGGGTCCCAAGGTGACGGTGGTAGTAATGGCAAACAGTTGCAATGTCAGCCGATAACGCGGCAAAATTCGATGTATAGTCTCACGCTGGATGAGGTCCAAAATCAATTGGGTGACTTGGGAAAACCTCTAAATAGCATGAACCTAGACGAGCTTCTCAAGAATGTATGGACCTTGGAGGCCAACCAGACCTTGGGTACAGAAACTGAAGGAACTGCGGTGACCAATCAAACCTCTCTGCAACGTCAGGCGAGTTCGTCATTAACTAGTGCTTTGAGCAAGAAGACAGTTGATGAGGTTTGGAAAGATATTCAACAGAATAAAATCGATGGGgaaaagaaatctagagaaaGGCAGCCTACCCTTGGAGAAATGACATTGGAGGATTTTCTTGTGAAAGCCGGAGTTGTCAACGAAGCTTCTAATGATGAAAATGCCAGACCTATTGCTGGGGTCGATCTTAGTGTTGCACCGCAGTTTGCACAACAAGGTCAGTGGATGCAGTACCCGCAGCAACCACAATATCATCATCCACAACAAAGTATAATGCGGGTTTATATGCCAGGCCAACCTATGCCACAGCCTTTAGCCATAGGGACTACTGGTGTAATGGATGTCTCTTACCCGGAAAACCAGTTGGCATTGCCTTCGCCTTTGATGGGGACATTATCGGATACTCAGACATCTGGAAGGAAAAGAGGTGCCCATGAGGACATAGTTGAAAAAACTGTTGAAAGGAGACAGAAAAGGATGATAAAGAACAGGGAATCTGCAGCACGTTCACGAGCTAGGAAGCAG GCTTATACTAATGAACTGGAGAACAAAGTCTCACGTTTAGAAGAGGAAAACGAAAGGCTGAGGAAACAGAAG GAGCTCGATAAGATGCTGCCATCTGCACCACCGCCCGAGCCAAAATATCAGCTTCGTAGAACATCATCGGCCCCATTCTAA